Proteins co-encoded in one Prunus persica cultivar Lovell chromosome G6, Prunus_persica_NCBIv2, whole genome shotgun sequence genomic window:
- the LOC109949584 gene encoding protein DA1-related 1-like yields MTKYCLCNKKVLLVIDDADQLNQLEVLAGKKDWFGLGSRIIITTRKECLLIEHLIEKRYQLLGLQDSEDFHPPRRYEHEGDFNLQLHKKLPDSIEHRKDDEPTKVQSKNDEQVGKVPNAVEDGVNMDSPPNFKVCVGCKRNIEHGAHKNWKGTHQWHPHCFRCHACDLPITVYKFSMHENHPYHTLCYRERQLRCGVCENLIPSNSDGQVKTMVHPISLQRSCPSHEDDGTPRCCGCARIKPRNTIYYLLNDGRHQCLECRDSAITEADQCEALFLEIQEVFDLKFQEKNILLHFVDKTEFLKVSKAAVGEKYGGHSKQLVIARFTTNIKRSILFSLKRPEVTAIKILSGLPRLTTGFLMAQTMMLAWLKVKCYRIRNMSPQVKIDMSQVLGHMWLEFVMNSVSDFEKKLGNFYQRRIESASGEGFRLGRKAVLKHGLRQTVDHIAMTGSFPLV; encoded by the coding sequence ATGACCAAGTATTGTTTATGTAATAAAAAAGTGCTTCTCGTTATTGATGATGCGGATCAGTTAAACCAACTGGAAGTATTGGCTGGAAAGAAAGACTGGTTTGGTTTGGGGAGCAGAATCATTATTACAACCAGAAAGGAATGTCTCTTGATTGAACATCTCATAGAGAAACGATATCAGCTCTTGGGATTACAGGACAGTGAAGATTTTCATCCCCCCAGAAGGTATGAGCATGAAGGAGATTTTAACTTGCAACTGCATAAGAAGCTGCCTGATTCAATCGAACATCGAAAAGATGATGAACCCACTAAAGTTCAGTCAAAGAACGATGAACAAGTTGGCAAAGTTCCCAATGCTGTTGAAGATGGTGTGAACATGGATTCTCCTCCTAATTTCAAGGTGTGTGTTGGCTGCAAGAGGAATATTGAACATGGGGCACATAAAAATTGGAAAGGCACTCATCAGTGGCATCCACATTGTTTTCGCTGTCATGCTTGCGATCTTCCAATTACTGTTTATAAATTTTCGATGCATGAGAATCATCCTTACCACACGCTCTGCTACAGGGAGCGGCAATTACGATGTGGTGTTTGTGAAAATTTAATCCCATCAAATTCAGATGGTCAAGTGAAGACTATGGTACATCCTATCTCGCTACAAAGATCCTGTCCCTCTCATGAGGACGACGGAACTCCTAGGTGTTGTGGCTGTGCAAGAATAAAGCCTAGGAACACCATATATTATTTACTTAATGATGGTCGGCATCAATGTCTGGAGTGCCGGGACTCGGCGATTACTGAAGCTGACCAATGCGAAGCCCTTTTCCTTGAAATACAAGAAGTGtttgatttgaaatttcaagaGAAAAATATTCTACTACACTTTGTCGATAAAACAGAATTCTTAAAAGTGAGTAAGGCCGCTGTGGGAGAAAAGTATGGTGGCCATAGTAAACAGTTGGTAATAGCTAGATTTACTACCAACATCAAGAGATCTATTTTATTCAGCTTGAAGCGCCCCGAAGTAACAGCAATTAAGATACTGAGTGGTCTTCCTAGGCTGACGACAGGGTTCCTTATGGCTCAGACTATGATGCTAGCATGGCTAAAGGTTAAATGTTATCGAATTCGAAATATGAGCCCACAGGTTAAAATTGATATGAGCCAAGTGTTGGGCCATATGTGGCTGGAATTTGTGATGAATTCTGTGTCAGACTTCGAGAAGAAGCTTGGTAACTTTTATCAACGCCGAATTGAGTCAGCTAGTGGAGAAGGGTTCAGGTTAGGTAGAAAAGCAGTACTCAAGCATGGTCTAAGACAGACCGTTGACCATATTGCGATGACAGGAAGCTTTCCACTTGTATAG
- the LOC18773521 gene encoding toll/interleukin-1 receptor-like protein, whose translation MAFSSQRASTSAPSASPWKYHVFLSFRGIDTRRRFVAHLYHRLWFRSITTFRDDNELVRGTTISPNLLRAIEESRIAIVILSPNYASSSWCLDEVSKIVECMDVDTILPIFYDVDPTDVRKQMGTFAEAFNKHKKNFKKDKAKVQRWRAALTKVSNISGWISEDRDESDLINEIVEEVCNKVHPTIFTLPGSSTKLVGIDFTLKKIELLLDREAKDVRFIGIWGDGGTAKSE comes from the exons ATGGCTTTCAGCAGCCAAAGAGCCTCCACTTCTGCTCCTTCAGCTTCTCCATGGAAATACCATGTGTTCTTGAGTTTTAGGGGCATAGACACTCGCAGGCGTTTTGTGGCTCATCTATATCACAGATTGTGGTTTCGCTCAATTACAACTTTCAGGGACGACAATGAACTCGTAAGAGGTACAACTATTTCACCAAATCTACTGAGAGCAATCGAAGAATCACGGATTGCGATCGTTATCCTCTCGCCAAACTATGCTTCTTCATCCTGGTGCCTAGATGAGGTTTCAAAGATTGTTGAGTGCATGGACGTGGACACCATTCTACCAATTTTTTATGATGTAGATCCTACTGATGTCCGAAAACAAATGGGAACTTTTGCGGAAGCCttcaacaaacacaaaaagaacttTAAAAAAGACAAAGCAAAGGTACAACGCTGGAGAGCTGCTCTTACAAAAGTTAGTAATATCTCTGGCTGGATTTCTGAAGATAG AGATGAGAGCGACCTTATCAATGAAATTGTGGAAGAAGTGTGTAACAAAGTGCATCCTACAATATTCACATTGCCAGGTTCCTCAACGAAGTTGGTGGgaattgattttacactgaagAAAATAGAATTGCTATTAGATCGTGAGGCAAAAGATGTTCGCTTTATAGGGATATGGGGGGATGGTGGCACAG CAAAAAGTGAATGA